In Equus caballus isolate H_3958 breed thoroughbred chromosome 7, TB-T2T, whole genome shotgun sequence, one DNA window encodes the following:
- the JUNB gene encoding transcription factor JunB — protein sequence MCTKMEQPFYHDDSYAAAGYGRAPGGLSLHDYKLLKPSLALNLADPYRGLKAPGARGPGPEGSGGSSYFSSQGSDTGASLKLASSELERLIVPNSNGVITTTPTPPGQYFYPRGGGSGGGAGGAGGGVTEEQEGFADGFVKALDDLHKMNHVTPPNVSLGASGGPPAGPGGVYPGSEPPPVYTNLSSYSPASAPSGGAAAAVGTGSSYPTATISYLPHAPPFAGGHPAQLGLGRGASTFKEEPQTVPEARSRDATPPVSPINMEDQERIKVERKRLRNRLAATKCRKRKLERIARLEDKVKTLKAENAGLSSTAGLLREQVAQLKQKVMTHVSNGCQLLLGVKGHAF from the coding sequence ATGTGCACTAAAATGGAACAGCCCTTCTACCACGACGACTCATACGCAGCGGCGGGATACGGCCGGGCCCCGGGCGGCCTCTCTCTACACGACTACAAACTCCTGAAGCCCAGCCTGGCGCTCAACCTGGCCGACCCCTACCGAGGTCTGAAAGCACCCGGGGCGCGGGGCCCCGGCCCGGAGGGCAGCGGTGGCAGCAGCTACTTTTCCAGCCAGGGCTCGGACACAGGCGCGTCGCTCAAGCTCGCCTCATCGGAGCTGGAGCGCCTGATCGTCCCCAACAGCAACGGCGTGATCACGACGACGCCCACGCCCCCGGGACAGTACTTTTACCCCCGCGGGGGTGGCAGCGGTGGAGGTGCGGGGGGCGCGGGAGGCGGCGTCACTGAGGAGCAGGAGGGCTTCGCCGACGGCTTTGTCAAAGCCCTGGACGACCTGCACAAGATGAACCACGTGACGCCCCCCAACGTGTCCCTGGGCGCCAGCGGGGGGCCCCCGGCCGGGCCCGGGGGTGTATACCCCGGTTCTGAGCCGCCTCCGGTCTACACCAACCTCAGCAGCTATTCCCCAGCTTCTGCGCCCTCCGGAGGCGCCGCGGCCGCCGTCGGGACCGGGAGCTCGTACCCGACGGCCACCATCAGCTACCTCCCACACGCGCCGCCCTTCGCCGGCGGCCACCCAGCGCAGCTGGGCCTGGGCCGCGGCGCTTCCACCTTCAAGGAGGAACCGCAGACCGTGCCTGAGGCGCGCAGCCGCGACGCCACGCCGCCCGTGTCCCCCATCAACATGGAAGACCAGGAGCGCATCAAAGTGGAGCGCAAGCGGCTGCGGAACCGGCTGGCGGCCACCAAGTGCCGGAAGCGGAAGCTGGAGCGCATCGCGCGCCTGGAGGACAAGGTGAAGACACTCAAGGCCGAGAACGCGGGGCTGTCGAGCACTGCCGGCCTCCTCCGGGAGCAGGTGGCCCAGCTCAAACAGAAGGTCATGACCCATGTCAGCAACGGCTGCCAGCTGCTTCTTGGGGTCAAGGGACACGCCTTCTGA